A stretch of the Dyella telluris genome encodes the following:
- a CDS encoding M28 family peptidase has translation MNSGNDGTADAALPSYDNFSPGIVLGDVTQHVKVLSSNALLGRTVGGTPEQRTVDYIIQQYKRIGLEPGNNGQWLQSVPYVATTLQHAGTTTLDVHGKNGATSLAFGKDMVVGTLDEQAHSTLTSSPLVFVGYGIHAPGEHWNDYADASVKGKTVIILVNDPGWANQDPALFHGREYTYFGRWNYKFEEAARQGASAAFIVHDTDAAGYPWSPVRQSWSIARFDLPKTDEGAPRLPVAGWLTTDAARRLFAQAGADFDALKQQAGQRGFAAVSLDATLDTAFDSSIVRGESHNVVAKVTGTRRPDETIVYSAHWDHVAAAGEPAHGTVDNATGVAGLLEIAEAFAHRAPKPHRSIMFIATTLDESGLIGSRYYVQHPLVPLAHTVADINLDMLPVNGPASALAVIGFGQSQLDDYLVDAAHAQRRRVTPDLTPEKGFFFRSDQLSFARAGVPVLYARSAATQPDAAPSAGDAPGVQDAFDPHWNLNGTVEDVRALFMVGSRLSMEDTYPQWKPGSDYRRPESMQGL, from the coding sequence CTGCTTGGACGCACGGTGGGTGGCACGCCTGAGCAACGCACCGTCGACTACATCATCCAGCAGTACAAGCGCATTGGACTGGAGCCCGGCAACAACGGCCAGTGGCTGCAATCGGTGCCCTACGTGGCGACGACGCTGCAGCATGCCGGCACCACCACGCTCGACGTGCATGGCAAGAACGGCGCAACGTCGCTGGCGTTCGGCAAGGACATGGTGGTCGGCACGCTGGACGAACAGGCGCACAGCACGCTGACCTCGTCACCGCTGGTCTTCGTCGGTTACGGCATCCATGCGCCGGGTGAGCACTGGAACGATTACGCGGACGCCAGCGTCAAGGGCAAGACGGTGATCATCCTGGTCAACGATCCCGGCTGGGCCAATCAGGATCCGGCCCTGTTCCATGGCCGCGAGTACACCTACTTCGGTCGCTGGAACTACAAGTTCGAAGAGGCAGCCCGCCAGGGCGCCAGTGCCGCGTTCATCGTGCACGACACCGATGCAGCCGGTTACCCATGGTCACCGGTTCGCCAGAGCTGGAGCATCGCGCGGTTCGACCTGCCCAAGACCGACGAAGGCGCGCCGCGACTGCCGGTTGCAGGATGGCTGACCACCGATGCCGCACGACGACTGTTCGCGCAGGCCGGTGCAGACTTCGATGCACTCAAGCAACAGGCTGGGCAGCGCGGCTTTGCCGCCGTGTCGCTGGACGCCACGCTGGACACGGCGTTCGACAGCAGCATCGTCCGTGGCGAGTCGCACAACGTCGTCGCAAAAGTCACCGGCACCCGGCGTCCCGACGAAACCATCGTGTATTCCGCGCACTGGGATCATGTCGCCGCCGCCGGCGAGCCGGCGCATGGCACCGTCGACAACGCCACGGGCGTCGCGGGCTTGCTGGAAATCGCCGAGGCGTTTGCGCATCGCGCGCCCAAGCCGCACCGCTCGATCATGTTCATTGCCACCACGCTGGACGAAAGCGGGCTGATCGGTTCGCGCTACTACGTGCAGCATCCACTGGTGCCGCTGGCGCACACCGTTGCCGACATCAACCTGGACATGCTGCCGGTGAACGGGCCTGCCAGTGCATTGGCCGTGATCGGCTTCGGTCAATCGCAGCTGGATGATTACCTGGTGGACGCCGCCCACGCACAACGCCGACGGGTCACCCCGGATCTCACGCCGGAAAAGGGCTTCTTCTTCCGCTCTGACCAGCTGAGCTTCGCTCGCGCCGGCGTGCCGGTGCTGTATGCGCGCTCGGCGGCGACGCAGCCCGACGCCGCGCCCAGCGCAGGCGACGCGCCTGGCGTGCAGGATGCCTTCGACCCGCACTGGAACCTCAACGGTACTGTCGAGGACGTCCGTGCCCTCTTCATGGTCGGCAGCCGGCTGTCGATGGAGGACACCTATCCGCAATGGAAGCCGGGCAGCGACTATCGCCGCCCGGAGAGCATGCAGGGGCTATGA